The following coding sequences lie in one Fusarium poae strain DAOMC 252244 chromosome 1, whole genome shotgun sequence genomic window:
- the BTN1 gene encoding battenin CLN3 protein (TransMembrane:10 (i40-61o73-93i102-119o125-146i158-179o191-211i278-296o316-334i346-366o372-391i)~BUSCO:37347at5125), which translates to MSGLSPSSSGLLPMPGAPSSSWGAYKARVAALLGHHDMKVVVAFWLFGLINNVLYVIILSAAQDLVGSLPKGVVLLADVVPSFLTKLIAPYFIHRIPYRTRILIFIALSAAGMLMVALTPRTQSVAIKLVGVILASISAGGGELSFLGLTHFYGPISLAGWGSGTGAAGLVGAGLYVMFTDWWGLSVRSSLLISACFPAIMFLSFFVILPLGPLREGTRKDYDAIPDLEDEDVDHMDQGTASSALLAPGPSVTSTAYSARNNQDSFTVRDRLNKVKKLFVPYMMPLLLVYVAEYTINQGVAPTLLFPLEESPFDEFRAFYPFYGFLYQLGVFISRSSTPWIRIHHLYLPSMLQIANLVLLTLHAMYFFLPSVYVVFIIVFWEGLLGGGVYVNCFAEIMENVPAEDREFSLGATTVSDSGGISIAGLLSIVMETKLCNYQVAHGRDWCQRISAQGQ; encoded by the exons ATGTCTGGCTtatcgccatcttcttctggctTACTTCCCATGCCTGGCGCGCCTTCGTCGTCATGGGGCGCGTACAAGGCGAGAGTTGCGGCTTTGCTGGGACATCATGACATGAAGGTCGTTGTAGCCTTTTGGCTTTTTG GCCTCATCAATAATGTCCTCTACGTGATTATCCTCTCCGCCGCCCAAGATCTCGTCGGTTCGTTACCCAAAGGCGTCGTCCTTCTTGCCGATGTCGTCCCTTCGTTTCTTACCAAGTTGATCGCCCCGTACTTTATCCATCGCATTCCGTATCGCACTCGAATCCTCATATTCATAGCCTTGTCCGCAGCCGGCATGCTCATGGTTGCTTTGACACCGCGAACCCAATCCGTCGCGATCAAGCTTGTCGGTGTAATTCTCGCGAGTATAAGCGCTGGTGGCGGTGAACTCAGCTTCCTCGGCTTGACGCATTTCTACGGCCCAATAAGCCTCGCAGGCTGGGGATCTGGAACCGGCGCCGCGGGCTTGGTTGGTGCTGGACTATACGTGATGTTTACCGATTGGTGGGGATTAAGTGTGCGTAGCAGTCTGCTCATATCTGCGTGCTTTCCTGCCATCATGTTTCTCAGTTTCTTTGTGATATTGCCTCTTGGACCTTTGCGGGAGGGTACAAGGAAAGACTACGATGCGATTCCGGATCTGGAGGATGAGGACGTGGATCATATGGACCAAGGGACTGCTTCGTCAGCGTTGTTGGCTCCCGGTCCATCTGTCACGTCGACTGCGTACTCTGCCCGTAACAATCAGGATTCATTCACGGTGAGAGACAGGCTGAACAAGGTGAAGAAGCTGTTTGTGCCGTACATGATGCCGTTGCTTCTGGTGTACGTGGCCGAGTATACGATCAACCAAGGTGTTGCGCCTACGTTATTGTTTCCTCTTGAGGAGTCACCATTTGACGAATTCCGGGCATTTTACCCATTCTACGGATTTCTGTATCAACTGGGCGTCTTTATCTCACGATCGTCTACCCCGTGGATCCGCATTCATCATCTTTACCTTCCGTCGATGCTTCAGATTGCGAATCTCGTTCTTCTGACCCTACATGCGATGTACTTCTTCCTGCCCTCCGTCTACGTCGTTTTCATCATTGTGTTCTGGGAAGGTCTGCTAGGAGGTGGAGTCTACGTCAATTGCTTCGCAGAAATAATGGAGAACGTGCCAGCCGAGGACAGAGAATTCAGTCTGGGTGCGACGACCGTGAGTGATAGTGGAGGAATCTCCATCGCCGGACTTTTGAGCATCGTGATGGAGACCAAGCTGTGTAATTACCAGGTAGCGCATGGAAGGGACTGGTGTCAACGCATTTCTGCACAGGGTCAGTAG
- a CDS encoding hypothetical protein (TransMembrane:1 (i12-29o)~BUSCO:33358at5125) produces the protein MFGQVRTNRSTVLMAGTVIFLVAFVSLAYNHLDTWEPPTDVATDTETSIIGDNHDHSHHDEPAKTEPQQTESSHGAMSKPDHPSNASTELGDYYFNYIMKAKVKPTDKKYSPFGAFPMELPGEAKWTSMVGEELCIIDLDNRPFNEPGQIFSEGLMSWDRADETHGLSLGVLNHWLYAKNHGYKYYYVDITDPFEDRRNSWKKPPILSKILKKHKACIFLDSDAVFHHIDLPFEWLMNYWQLHPDTNSLALAYDPTHKNNMDKFDKVYLNTGFIVLQNNEKTFEILKEWEDCPNEGGKHPDCVDFRKNRPGKPTDQGGFGTYIRYDYPKDIKDLPCTEANGFPESKSGCEGKFIKHLWTGKKDHIKVVIGQQVPGDLLEMFHKQFLDEKPQFFISERDVMAWKD, from the exons ATGTTCGGTCAAGTGCGTACGAACCGGTCGACGGTCCTTATGGCCGGCACCGTCATCTTCTTGGTCGCTTTTGTTAGCCTGGCCTACAACCATCTCGACACCTGGGAGCCTCCTACTGATGT CGCTACCGATACCGAGACTTCCATCATTGGCGACAACCATGATCACTCTCACCACGATGAGCCTGCAAAGACTGAGCCCCAACAGACTGAGTCTAGCCATGGCGCCATGTCCAAGCCCGACCACCCTTCCAACGCTTCTACCGAGCTTGGCGACTACTACTTCAACTACATCATGAAGGCCAAGGTTAAGCCTACCGATAAGAAATACTCACCTTTCGGTGCTTTCCCCATGGAGCTCCCCGGAGAGGCCAAGTGGACCAGCATGGTTGGCGAGGAGCTTTGCATTATCGATCTTGACAACCGTCCTTTCAACGAGCCCGGCCAAATCTTCTCTGAGGGTCTGATGAGCTGGGACCGCGCTGACGAGACTCACGGTCTGTCTCTTGGTGTTCTGAACCACTGGCTCTATG CCAAGAACCACGGTTACAAGTACTACTACGTTGACATCACCGATCCCTTTGAGGACCGCCGCAACTCGTGGAAGAAGCCCCCGATTCTGTCCAAGATCCTCAAGAAGCACAAGGCCTGCATCTTCCTTGACTCCGATGCCGTCTTCCACCACATCGACCTGCCTTTTGAGTGGCTCATGAACTACTGGCAGCTTCACCCCGACACCAACTCTCTGGCTCTTGCCTACGATCCTACCCACAAGAACAACATGGACAAGTTTGACAAGGTCTACCTCAACACTGGTTTCATCGTTCTCCAGAACAACGAGAAGACCTTTGAGATTCTCAAGGAGTGGGAGGACTGCCCCAACGAGGGTGGCAAGCACCCCGACTGTGTCGACTTCCGAAAGAACCGCCCCGGAAAGCCTACCGATCAGGGTGGTTTCGGTACCTACATCCGTTACGATTACCccaaggacatcaaggatCTTCCTTGCACTGAGGCCAACGGTTTCCCCGAGAGCAAGTCTGGATGTGAAGGAAAGTTCATCAAGCATCTCTGGACCGGAAAGAAGGACCACATCAAGGTCGTCATCGGCCAGCAAGTCCCTGGTGATTTGCTGGAGATGTTCCACAAGCAATTCCTCGACGAGAAGCCCCAGTTCTTCATCTCTGAGCGAGATGTCATGGCCTGGAAGGACTAA
- a CDS encoding hypothetical protein (TransMembrane:13 (o53-72i84-107o119-139i146-167o179-202i214-236o256-274i281-304o316-340i360-378o384-407i419-441o453-473i)), whose translation MGIITKQDEGEASLGNESTTEHDVEVTRPEEQDADDWDTSLENPYNWPAWKKALQVVMLSSSAILASIGTSIMSPARNDLMSEFNVSSTVALLPLTMYVLALGFGPIIGGPLSETIGRYAIYAASVPLGALFTIGAGFVHNIGALCFLRFMAGLCWAPVLAVAPGTLSETFTPKNRGPVSAVFILMPFLGPGLGPVIGAFVVNRKGWRWTQWTLVFFSILAMIVAAFAHETFHPVIKRRLAKKKGLKIDPPPPLAARLKMFALVAVVRPVRMLLFEPITGFICLYVAAEFGTLFSFFAAVPYTFGRTYQFSIEESGLVFLSIVIGCLLGLVTVILCDVLLYRKQASRYPPHQIPPEHRLYPSLIGSIGLPIGLFWFGWTARPGVSWASPAAAMIIFAWGNLCVFVSTMQYITDTYHGNVVASAASANSLARYGFAGVFPLFTIQMYEKLGIDWASSLLGFVALALLPVPWVLFKYGPKIRAKSSYETVQFS comes from the exons ATGGGAATTATCACGAAACAAGATGAAGGTGAGGCATCGTTGGGCAATGAATCGACGACAGAGCATGATGTCGAAGTTACAAGACCGGAAGAACAAGATGCAGATGATTGGGATACCAGTCTTGAGAATCCATACAACTGGCCCGCGTGGAAAAAGGCTTTGCAGGTGGTGATGCTCTCCTCATCAGCTATACTCGC ATCAATCGGTACATCAATCATGAGTCCAGCGCGCAATGACCTCATGTCCGAATTCAACGTCAGTTCAACCGTCGCTCTTCTCCCCTTGACGATGTACGTCCTCGCCTTGGGCTTCGGACCCATCATCGGCGGTCCGTTATCAGAAACCATCGGTCGCTACGCCATTTACGCCGCGAGTGTTCCCCTGGGAGCTTTGTTTACCATCGGTGCTGGCTTTGTGCATAACATAGGAGCGCTGTGTTTCTTGCGCTTCATGGCGGGTTTGTGTTGGGCGCCTGTTCTTGCTGTTGCGCCTGGGACTTTGTCTGAGACGTTTACGCCCAAGAACAGAGGGCCTGTTTCGGCGGTGTTTATACTCATGCCCTTCTTGGGACCTGGATTAGG GCCGGTCATAGGAGCCTTCGTGGTGAATCGAAAAGGATGGCGTTGGACACAGTGGACGTTGGTCTTTTTCTCCATCCTCGCCATGATCGTCGCGGCGTTCGCCCATGAGACTTTCCATCCAGTCATCAAACGCAGACTCGCAAAAAAGAAGGGATTGAAGATTGATCCGCCGCCTCCTTTGGCTGCTCGACTCAAGATGTTTGCGCTTGTAGCTGTGGTGCGACCTGTTCGAATGCTGCTGTTCGAACCCATCACTGGCTTTATCTGTCTATACGTCGCAGCCGAGTTTGGAACGTTGTTCAGTTTCTTCGCTGCTGTTCCCTATACATTTGGAAGAACATACCAATTCTCCATCGAGGAGTCGGGGCTGGTGTTTCTTTCCATCGTCATCGGctgtcttcttggcctcgttACTGTCATCCTCTGTGATGTGCTCTTGTACCGCAAGCAAGCGAGTAGATATCCTCCGCACCAGATACCTCCAGAGCATCGTCTTTACCCATCCTTGATTGGAAGTATCGGATTACCCATCGGACTCTTTTGGTTTGGCTGGACAGCGAGACCAGGAGTGTCGTGGGCGAGTCCCGCAGCAGCCATGATCATCTTTGCATGGGGGAATCTGTGCGTGTTTGTTAGTACAATGCAGTATATCACGGATACATATCATGGAAACGTTGTTGCTAGCGCTGCGAGTGCGAATAGTCTTGCGCGGTATGGGTTTGCGGGCGTGTTTCCGCTGTTTACTATCCAGA TGTACGAGAAGTTGGGGATTGATTGGGCTAGCAGTCTTCTTGGGTTTGTTGCATTGGCTCTGTTGCCGGTTCCTTGGGTGTTGTTCAAGTATGGTCCCAAGATCAGGGCGAAGAGTTCTTATGAGACGGTGCAATTTAGTTGA
- a CDS encoding hypothetical protein (SECRETED:SignalP(1-28)), whose amino-acid sequence MVTTSLLLQLALLPCLAISSSLAPRAKSFDYDSLTLREVGARNTLDWRVWLEKDGQPISFWHDIPLYPEKGNNRIVSYVVEIPRWTDGKIETRRDEPLNPIFHDDKKTQPRFVESVWPHKSYPFHYGSIPQTWESPNFDHDFTGYPGDNDPIDLFDISEVPAHVGQVKSVKVLGGLALNDGGETDWKVIAVDTKDPLAKLVESVEDLEKYRPGLAKTFYNWFTYYKVPRGDDVLEIVGGDYQNAKFMAKTIKSSHSDWQDLVRGKVDSNEINYNQTSSKNYKSYIKSKDATKKFGLPAESKILPAAERPPKYDLWYYLDEDYKLIELGKK is encoded by the exons ATGGTTACCACATCTCTTCTCCTTCAGCTGGCATTATTGCCTTGCTTGGCTATTAGTTCTTCTCTTGCGCCCAGAGCAAAGTCCTTTGACTATGATTCCCTTACCCTGAGAGAAGTTGGCGCTCGCAACACCCTT GACTGGCGTGTGTGGCTCGAGAAAGACGGCCAGCCTATCTCCTTCTGGCACGACATTCCTTTGTATCCTGAAAAGGGCAACAACCGCATCGTGAGCTACGTTGTCGAGATTCCTCGGTGGACTGACGGCAAGATTGAGACCCGTCGCGATGAGCCTTTGA ATCCCATCTTCCACGACGACAAAAAGACACAACCCCGTTTCGTGGAAAGTGTATGGCCTCACAAGTCCTACCCCTTCCACTACGGTTCTATTCCCCAGACGTGGGAGAGTCCCAACTTTGACCACGACTTTACTGGATACCCTGGTGACAACGATCCCATTGATCTGTTTGACATAAGCGAGGT TCCTGCCCACGTTGGCCAAGTCAAGTCTGTCAAGGTTCTTGGTGGACTCGCTCTCAACGAT GGCGGTGAGACTGACTGGAAAGTCATTGCCGTCGATACCAAGGACCCCCTTGCTAAGCTCGTCGAGT CCGTCGAGGATCTCGAAAAGTACCGCCCCGGTCTCGCAAAGACTTTCTACAACTGGTTCACC TACTACAAGGTCCCTCGTGGCGACGATGTCCTCGAGATTGTCGGAGGAGACTACCAGAATGCCAAGTTCATGGCCAAGACCATCAAGAGCAGCCATAGCGATTGGCAAGATCTTGTGCGCGGAAAGGTTGACTCCAATGAGATCAACTACAACCAGACCAGCTCCAAGAATTACAAGAGCTACATCAAAAGCAAGGATGCCACCAAAAAGTTCGGTCTTCCTGCCGAATCCAAGATTCTTCCTGCTGCAGAGAGGCCGCCTAAGTATGATCTGTGGTATTACTTGGATGAGGATTACAAGTTGATTGAGCTTGGCAAGAAATGA